In the Arachis stenosperma cultivar V10309 chromosome 8, arast.V10309.gnm1.PFL2, whole genome shotgun sequence genome, CAAAGACAACCCTTTGACCATCTTATCCCTCACCTGCTGATCTTTTATCTGTAGCTGACAAATATTCCTCCATGGACCTCCTCTTTTAGGTACAGGCTTACTAGAAAATGGAATATTTGGGTTCATGTCATTGCAAGGGCACACAATTTTCTTCCATAATGAACCATTTTTCTTCGAAAACGGCCACCACCACTTAAATAATAGTGCAACATTTAGAACAACTGCATCACTCACTCCCAACCCTCTTAGCCGTTTTGGAGTTTgcacaattttttatttcacCAAAGATACCCCGTGCTTGCCATCCTCTCCACTCCACAAGAACCTCCTCTGCAAGGAGATCAACTTCTCTACTACTGCTCTGGGCATCTTATATAAGTTGAAGTAGTAAATTGGCAGGCTATTCAGTATAGATCTAATAAAGATGAACTTACCATTTTTATTGAGCATTTTGGCTTTCCACAAACTGAACTTCTCTTTCACTTTGTCAATTATTGGCTTCCAAGTCTTGACCAATCTCATATTCGCTCCCAGAGAAATACCCAGATATTTGACTGGCAGCGAAGCTTCTTTGCACCCCAGCACTCTACACATCCTTTGTACCAACTCATGCTCACAATTAACCGGAATAAAGCTAgctttataaaaattaatactcAAGTCTGACATCATCTCAAAACACCGCAGAAGCCGCTTGTAGTTCCTGACAGTCTCCTTTTTTGTGGGCAAAATAGTATGGTGTCGTCTGCAAATTGCGTGGGATAACTCAATATTGTTCTTACTAACCAGCAGAGGAGCAATCTTTCCATTTCTTACTGCCTCTCTTACCATCCTATAAAAGacatcaacaacaagaacaaataGGAATGGAGAAAGAGGATATCCTTGCCTTAAACCCCGTTCCATCTTAAAGAACTTAGAAGGCGACCCATTTATCAAAACTAACATCGACGCCCTGCAAACACATTCCTTAATCCACCCTCTCTATCTTTGCCCAAACCCCATCTTCTGAAGTACAATATCCATAAAAGTCCACTTCACTCTATCATAAGCTTTTTGGAAATCCAGCTTGATTATTGCCAACCTCTTCTTACTCGTCTTCAACCACTTTATCGTCTCACACGTAATCAAAGTCTCATCATGTATCTTCCTACCATTCACAAAATCACTCTGAGTCTCTCCTACTAATCCTGACATTACCCTATGCATTCTCCGAACTAGCACATTCGATATGACCTTATACACACATCCGACTATGCTAATCGGCCAAAGATCTTTGATCTCTCTAGCTTCAACAAATTTCGGAGCCAACACCACCCAAGTAACATTAGAATATCTTGGTAACTCTGTTGATTGAAAGAAATCTATGATAGTCTTAGTGAAGTCAGACCCAATTTCTTCCTAACACTTCTTAATGAAGTTTATATTGTAGCCATCACACCCAGGCGCCTTTGACGACTCGCAATCCTACACTACATCTTTTATTTCTTCAACCGAAGGAATCCTCTCTAACTATGCGGACTCCTCTTCATGTATCTTATTAACTAGCACATCACGGAAGCCTATCAAATGTGACGCTTCCTGATGATACAAGTTCTTGCAGAAAT is a window encoding:
- the LOC130945464 gene encoding uncharacterized protein LOC130945464 codes for the protein MDERKGASTLIAAAKDFRSWIQDMELVDLELNDCKFTSFKGQSCSRIDRVLVSVEWVEEFPKTRLKELPRYSNVTWVVLAPKFVEAREIKDLWPISIVGCVYKVISNVLVRRMHRVMSGLVGETQSDFVNGRKIHDETLITCETIKWLKTSKKRLAIIKLDFQKAYDRVKWTFMDIVLQKMGMVREAVRNGKIAPLLVSKNNIELSHAICRRHHTILPTKKETVRNYKRLLRCFEMMSDLSINFYKASFIPVNCEHELVQRMCRVLGCKEASLPVKYLGISLGANMRLVKTWKPIIDKVKEKFSLWKAKMLNKNGKFIFIRSILNSLPIYYFNLYKMPRAVVEKLISLQRRFLWSGEDGKHGWWWPFSKKNGSLWKKIVCPCNDMNPNIPFSSKPVPKRGGPWRNICQLQIKDQQVRDKMVKGLSLEIEDGRRI